GCGGTATGGCGTGTCAGGGAACTGACGACCAGCGTGTGCAGTTCGTCCTGCCGCAGAACGCTGCCGCCCTTCTGGATGGCGATGGACGAAGGCAGCACGGCAAGCTGGGCGTTTTCTCCCAGATACTTGGTCAGTTCCTCATGCAGTCGCGTGCGCGAGATGCTCATGGGCTGGCCGGGACGGGGAGGAGAGGGCCACAGTTCCATATCTGCAAACCGCTGCCAGTTGGCGGGATTGATGGTGCCTGAAGGATCGGCTATTTCGCCCAGCCGCACCCGCTCGCCCATGACGACGGCGGCATCGCGGATATGGATGCGCCAGTCTGCATCCGCCTTGGCGTAAGCGGCGGCGGCAACCGACAACACCAGCGTCAGCGCCAGCAGCGTGCGCCGGATGCGGCGTAGTGTGGTGTGTCTGTGTTGTCTCATGTTGTCGTCTCCCGAAGGTTTCTGCACCGAAGTCCTGTACAAAAGAGCCTGGTACGTGTTGCGCAGGCCCGCTTGCGTAAATCGCTCTGGGGGCTGTTTGTGCAATTGTTTGAAAAGAGTCAGCACTGGCAGTCTGTTAGCTTTTCGCAACAGGCCGGGCTTATGCTGTCGTGTCAGGCAGCCGTGTCAGGCAGCCTTATCTGGCAACCTTATCTGGCAGCCCTTTGCCGGGAGCCTGTTACGACCGCTTCAGCTGGACAGCCATCTGGAGCATGGAGTCTGAGGTCTGAATGGCCTTGGAGTTCATTTCGTACGCGCGCTGGCCCACGATCATGTTGACCATTTCGTCCACTATTTCCACGTTGGACATTTCAAGGAAGCCCTGCGCAACGGTGCCCACATTGTCTGTGCCGGGCACGCCTTCCACCGCGGCACCGGAGGCTTCCGTTTCCGAGTAGAGGTTACGGCCCCGGGCATCCAGACCTGCCGCGTTGATGAAGGTGAAGAGGGGAATCTCTGCCGCCGCCAGCTCCGTTCCGGTGCTGTCCAGCGCGGCAATGTGGCCGGTTTCCGAAACGGCGATGTTTTTGGTCTCCGCCGGAACGTTGAACTGCGGCTGCAGCACATAGCCGTTGGCGGTGACGATGGTGCCGTCCTGATTGAGCTTGAAAGCCCCGGCGCGCGTGTACATAAGCTCGCCGTTCACTTCTACCTGAAAGAAACCTTCGCCTTCTATGGCAAGGTCCAGCGCGTTGCCGGTATTCTGGTAGTCGCCCTGCGTGAAGAACTTGTGCACCGTGGTGGGGCGCACGCCAAGGCCGACCTGAATGCCTGTGGGAATGCGGTTGTCTTCTCCGGTGACGGAGCCCGCAATCTTCAGGTTCTGGTACATAAGGTCCTCGAACTCGGCCCGGCTTTTTTTAAAGCCGATGGTGTTCACGTTGGCAAGGTTGTTGGAAATAACGTCAATATTGAGCTGCTGGGCAATCATGCCCGTGGCGGCTGTCCACAGGGAACGCATCATGGTGGTATCCTCCCGACGCTATAACCGTGATTTGGAAACGCGCTGGATGGCATCCTTGTCCAGCGCATCTGTGCTTTGCATGACCTTGGTGTATGCTTCGAACTGCCGCTGGGCTTCGATCATGTTCACCATCTCCGTAACCACTTCCACGTTGGCTGTTTCCAGAAAGCCCTGTGTGACCACGGTGCCCTCCGCAGGCTGCTCCGCGGGCTGTACCCCGGCGCGCGGCTGGAACAGGTTGCGGCCGCGTTTTTCCAGCACGGTGGGGTCTTCGAGCGAGACCACCTGCAACTGTCCGATGGCCTCGTCGCCGTTGAATATCTGCCCGTCTTCGCTGATGTGCACCTGCGCGTTGGGCGGAATGACTATGGGGCCGCCCGTTCCCAGCACCGGCCAGCCCTGCTCCGTGAGGAGCGTGCCGTCAGCACTTTGACGGAAATGACCGTTGCGGGTGTAATAGTCGCCGTCGGGGGTCTGCACCTTCAGGAAGCCTTCCCCGTGCAGGGCTACATCCAGCGGTGCTCCGGTAATACGCAGACTTCCTTGGGTAAAATCTGTCTGTGAGACGGCAAGCCGGGGCTTGGCAATGTGTATGGGTTCCGGGAACAGTTTTTTGGAGCGGACTGTTGCCACGGGTTCCATGATCTGGTCGTGCGCGAACATGACGAAGGTATCCGCGAAGGCAAGCTGGTCCCGCTTGTAGCCCGTGGTGTTCACGTTCGCCAGATTATTGGTAATACTGTTCAGGCGATGCTCGTTGGAAAGCGCGCCGAAGAGCGCACTGTACATACTGTCCTGCATAGCTATCCTCCTTGCGGCACAGGCCGCGTGCAGGATGTTATGCAAAAGAAGGGCCAGAATGGATGTGCGGGTGAAGGGGGGGGATGCTTGTGCCGGAAGTCGGAGCAGCCCATATTTGAGCTGCTATCCATGGATATTGCCGTTAAGGGATACTCTGTTGGCGGTTATGCGATGGAGGTGCTTGCAGCAGGCCGTGACCGGCCGGCTGCGGCGGTGAGGCAGGGCAGGAGGGGCATCGCGGCTAGCCAAGCGGCGGCTGTTCTGGTATGCCGTGCTTCCTTGCGAGGCATACCATGAATATCAATATACAGAATCTGACCAAGACTTTCGGCGGGCATGACATCTTTGCCAATTTTTCGCTGGAGATTCAATCCGGCGTGCGGCTGTGCGTGTGCGGGCCCAATGGCTGCGGCAAATCCACCCTGATAAAGCTTATTGCCGGGGTTTCCTCGTCGGACGGGGGGCGGGTAAGCGTGCCGCGCGGCTGCCGCATGGGCTATGTGGCGCAGGAGATGGACGAGAGCCTGCTGGAAACCCCGCTGCTCACATGGGTTCTTGAAGTGCTGCCGGACTGGAACGACTTCTGGGCCGAGTGGGAGGCGGCTACGCAGGCCGGTGACGAGGCCGCCCTGAAGCGGCTGGGTGTGCGGCAGGCAGAGCTTGAGCAGGTGTACGGGCATAACCCGGAACACAGAGCCAAGACGGTGCTTTCCGGTCTTGGGTTTGCCGAGCGCAAGTGGCGTATGCCCATAGGGCAGCTTTCCGGCGGCTGGCGGGAGAGGGCCAAGCTTGCCCGTGTGCTTACCGCCGGGGCGGACGTGCTGCTGCTGGACGAGCCCACCAACCATCTTGACCTTGAAGCGGTGGAGTGGCTGGAGAATTTTCTGCTGGAGTACAAGGGCGTGCTGGTTTTTGTGGCCCATGACCGGGTGTTTATGGACAAGATAGGCACCCACGTGCTGTATCTTGGCGCGTCCAAGCCCATGTTCCGCAAGGGCAGTTTTACCCAGTTTCTTGATTTGCAGGAAGAGATAGAGACCCAGAAGGTGCGCGAGCGTCAGCGTCTTGCCGAAGAAATTGAGCGCAAGATGGATTTTGTGCGCCGCTTCAAGGCCAAGGCGTCCAAGGCGCGGCAGGCCGGGTCCAAACAGAAGATGGCGGCGCGGCTGGAAAAGGAGCTGGACGGCATTCAGCTTGAGGCCAAGCGCCGCACTCTGCAGTTCAAATGGCCGGAGCCTGTGCAGGCAGACAAGACCGTGTGCAGCGTGGTAGGGCTGGAGTTCGCATTTCCCGACGGGACACGCCTGTGGCCGACGCTGGATTTCCAGTTGTACAGAGGCATGCGGGTGGCGCTGGTGGGTCCCAACGGATGCGGCAAGTCCACCCTGCTCAAGCTGGTGGCGGGCAGGCTGGAGAAGATGGCGGGCAATGTGGTGTTCGGTTCCAAGGTGCGCATGGGCTTTTTCAGCCAGCACCAACTGGAGGTGCTGAACGCCTCCGGTTCGGCCCTCAGCGAAATCCGCCGTCTTTCCGATCCGCGCACCACAGAGGAAGAGCTTATGTCTGTGCTGGGCCTGTTCATGCTTGGACAGAGCTATTTTGACAGGCAGGTAGGCACCCTTTCCGGCGGCGAAAAAAGCCGCCTGCTGCTGGCCACCCTGTTCCTTTCGCGCAGCAACTTTCTTGTACTGGACGAACCCACCAACCATCTGGACCTTGAATCGCGCGAGGCGCTGGTGGATGCGCTGGACGCCTTTGACGGCACGCTGTTCATGGTGGCGCATGACAGGTATCTGCTCTCTGAGGTGGCGGATCAGGTGTGGGCGCTTTCGGAAAACGGGTTCACGGTATACGAATCGGGCTTTGAGGAGTACGACCGGGCGCGGCGGCAGCAGAATGCCGAGGCCGCACGGGGCGGCGATGACGCACAGCGGGGCGGAGGCCTGAGCCGGGAAGAACAGAAGCGCATCAAGCGCCAGCAGGCGGAGATGCGCAACGCCATCTACAAGGAACTGAAGCCCAAGCAGGAAGCCTACGCCAAGCTGGAAACGCAGTTTGAGACGCTGCTCGGAGAGCAGGGCGGGGTGGAGGCGCAGCTTGCGGACCCTGCGGTGTATGCCGATTCCGCCAAGGCGTCTGAGTTGCTCAAGCGCTTTCATGCCCTGCAGGCGCAGGGGGAGACGCTTATGGAAAAGATGGGCGAACTGGAAGCGGTGATCAATGATCTGGAA
This region of Desulfovibrio psychrotolerans genomic DNA includes:
- the flgG gene encoding flagellar basal-body rod protein FlgG, producing the protein MMRSLWTAATGMIAQQLNIDVISNNLANVNTIGFKKSRAEFEDLMYQNLKIAGSVTGEDNRIPTGIQVGLGVRPTTVHKFFTQGDYQNTGNALDLAIEGEGFFQVEVNGELMYTRAGAFKLNQDGTIVTANGYVLQPQFNVPAETKNIAVSETGHIAALDSTGTELAAAEIPLFTFINAAGLDARGRNLYSETEASGAAVEGVPGTDNVGTVAQGFLEMSNVEIVDEMVNMIVGQRAYEMNSKAIQTSDSMLQMAVQLKRS
- a CDS encoding ABC-F family ATP-binding cassette domain-containing protein translates to MNINIQNLTKTFGGHDIFANFSLEIQSGVRLCVCGPNGCGKSTLIKLIAGVSSSDGGRVSVPRGCRMGYVAQEMDESLLETPLLTWVLEVLPDWNDFWAEWEAATQAGDEAALKRLGVRQAELEQVYGHNPEHRAKTVLSGLGFAERKWRMPIGQLSGGWRERAKLARVLTAGADVLLLDEPTNHLDLEAVEWLENFLLEYKGVLVFVAHDRVFMDKIGTHVLYLGASKPMFRKGSFTQFLDLQEEIETQKVRERQRLAEEIERKMDFVRRFKAKASKARQAGSKQKMAARLEKELDGIQLEAKRRTLQFKWPEPVQADKTVCSVVGLEFAFPDGTRLWPTLDFQLYRGMRVALVGPNGCGKSTLLKLVAGRLEKMAGNVVFGSKVRMGFFSQHQLEVLNASGSALSEIRRLSDPRTTEEELMSVLGLFMLGQSYFDRQVGTLSGGEKSRLLLATLFLSRSNFLVLDEPTNHLDLESREALVDALDAFDGTLFMVAHDRYLLSEVADQVWALSENGFTVYESGFEEYDRARRQQNAEAARGGDDAQRGGGLSREEQKRIKRQQAEMRNAIYKELKPKQEAYAKLETQFETLLGEQGGVEAQLADPAVYADSAKASELLKRFHALQAQGETLMEKMGELEAVINDLEARRAALADTE
- the flgF gene encoding flagellar basal-body rod protein FlgF is translated as MQDSMYSALFGALSNEHRLNSITNNLANVNTTGYKRDQLAFADTFVMFAHDQIMEPVATVRSKKLFPEPIHIAKPRLAVSQTDFTQGSLRITGAPLDVALHGEGFLKVQTPDGDYYTRNGHFRQSADGTLLTEQGWPVLGTGGPIVIPPNAQVHISEDGQIFNGDEAIGQLQVVSLEDPTVLEKRGRNLFQPRAGVQPAEQPAEGTVVTQGFLETANVEVVTEMVNMIEAQRQFEAYTKVMQSTDALDKDAIQRVSKSRL